A stretch of the Actinomyces qiguomingii genome encodes the following:
- a CDS encoding helicase HerA-like domain-containing protein: MTTTTPDPAELARLKAEAAQAAADAAAAKAAAAQAALEAALAAQTETTADSSPQTIDAPAQPQEDTNAEPAATEPASPGPPAPQDAPAGEPEAMSGYAARVRDGYAFSGPVLPVGTYLDYPSKDGPAQEPTAEPAPVPGVNVGIPLGLLNRHALVAGATGSGKTRTLQLLAEGLSTVGVPVFLSDVKGDLTGLAEAGVVSEKLTARNAATGQAWQGRGFPLELFTLGDAQGTAAQPAATAGVPAGTPIRTTVTAFGPVLLSRVLGLNDTQSSALELVFHWADAQGLSLIDLKDLRSVVDHLTSTEQGKQELRGIGGVSTATAGVILRQVSALEAAGGAVFFGEPALDVRDLLRTAADGRGVISSLELADIQSQGRLLSTFLMWLLGELFEVLPEVGDPDKPVLVFFFDEAHLLFDGASKAFLEAVTRTVRLVRSKGVGIVFITQSPTDVPEAVLAQLGSRIQHALRAHTPADATKLKQAVSTFPVSPLDLPRVLTGLGTGQAVVSVLDEKGRPAPVAPVVVNTPAAVMGPAQPATIQSLLTSSPLLPKYAEAVDNESAYELLAKRAAQEAIRAEAARAEAEAQAAADKAAQEAAKAQAKAEAQAAREAQRTAERLQREAEKAAEREQRARERAAERRQREVEKLIGSAGRQITRSILGNILRGR, from the coding sequence ATGACGACTACCACACCGGACCCCGCCGAGCTCGCCCGTCTCAAGGCCGAAGCGGCACAGGCGGCTGCGGATGCCGCTGCCGCGAAGGCGGCCGCGGCTCAGGCGGCCCTGGAGGCTGCGCTCGCCGCCCAGACCGAGACCACCGCCGATTCCTCGCCCCAAACCATCGACGCGCCGGCTCAGCCGCAGGAGGACACCAACGCGGAACCAGCGGCCACGGAACCGGCGTCTCCCGGTCCACCGGCACCGCAGGACGCCCCGGCCGGGGAGCCGGAAGCAATGTCCGGCTATGCCGCACGCGTGCGAGACGGCTATGCCTTTTCCGGCCCCGTGTTGCCGGTGGGCACCTACCTGGACTACCCCAGCAAGGACGGCCCGGCCCAGGAGCCGACTGCGGAGCCCGCCCCGGTGCCCGGCGTGAACGTGGGCATCCCGCTCGGTCTGCTCAATCGGCACGCCCTGGTCGCCGGCGCCACCGGCTCCGGCAAGACCCGCACGCTGCAACTGCTCGCGGAGGGGCTCTCCACGGTCGGTGTACCAGTATTCCTGTCCGATGTGAAAGGTGACCTGACGGGACTGGCGGAGGCCGGCGTCGTCTCCGAGAAACTCACGGCCCGTAACGCCGCCACCGGGCAGGCCTGGCAGGGGCGTGGCTTCCCGCTGGAGTTGTTCACGCTTGGCGACGCGCAGGGGACCGCTGCTCAGCCGGCCGCCACAGCGGGTGTGCCCGCCGGTACGCCTATCCGCACCACCGTCACGGCCTTCGGACCGGTGCTGCTATCCCGCGTGCTGGGCCTAAATGACACTCAGAGCTCCGCGCTGGAGCTTGTGTTCCACTGGGCAGATGCGCAGGGGCTGTCACTAATTGACCTGAAGGACCTGCGCAGCGTCGTAGATCACCTCACCAGCACGGAGCAGGGTAAGCAGGAGCTACGCGGCATCGGCGGGGTGTCCACCGCGACGGCCGGGGTGATCCTGCGGCAGGTTTCCGCCCTGGAGGCCGCCGGCGGCGCGGTCTTCTTCGGCGAACCGGCCCTGGACGTACGCGACCTGCTTCGCACCGCTGCCGACGGCCGCGGCGTCATCTCCTCCCTGGAGCTGGCGGACATCCAGTCCCAGGGAAGGCTGCTGTCAACCTTCCTGATGTGGCTACTGGGTGAGCTGTTCGAGGTGCTTCCCGAGGTCGGTGACCCGGACAAGCCGGTTCTGGTGTTCTTCTTCGACGAGGCGCACCTGCTCTTCGACGGCGCCTCCAAGGCCTTCCTGGAGGCGGTTACCCGCACGGTCAGGTTGGTTCGCTCCAAGGGGGTCGGCATCGTATTCATCACCCAGTCCCCCACGGACGTGCCCGAGGCGGTGCTCGCCCAACTGGGCAGCCGCATCCAGCACGCACTGCGGGCACACACACCGGCCGATGCGACCAAGCTGAAGCAGGCCGTGTCCACCTTCCCGGTCTCACCATTGGATCTGCCGCGGGTGCTCACCGGCCTGGGGACGGGGCAGGCGGTCGTATCGGTGCTGGATGAGAAGGGCCGACCCGCGCCGGTTGCGCCCGTCGTCGTGAACACCCCGGCCGCGGTCATGGGTCCGGCCCAGCCAGCCACGATCCAGTCGTTGCTGACGTCCTCGCCACTGCTTCCCAAATACGCCGAAGCGGTGGACAACGAGTCTGCCTACGAGTTGCTGGCCAAGCGCGCCGCGCAGGAGGCCATCCGGGCCGAAGCCGCGCGCGCCGAGGCCGAAGCGCAGGCCGCTGCGGACAAGGCTGCGCAGGAGGCGGCCAAGGCACAGGCTAAAGCCGAGGCCCAGGCCGCCCGGGAGGCCCAGCGCACCGCCGAGCGGCTGCAGCGTGAGGCAGAGAAGGCGGCCGAGCGCGAGCAGCGGGCCCGGGAGCGGGCGGCAGAACGGCGTCAACGCGAGGTGGAGAAGCTGATCGGCTCCGCCGGCCGCCAGATCACCCGCTCCATCCTGGGAAACATCTTGCGCGGCCGCTGA
- a CDS encoding leucine--tRNA ligase, whose amino-acid sequence MTENTRSQQTTDNPTPYRYTAELAGRLETAWQDRWEREGTFNADNPVGSLAGPDAAKEKFFLLDMFPYPSGKGLHVGHPLGYIATDVVARFTRMTGKNVLYTMGYDAFGLPAEQYAVATGQHPRISTEANIANMRRQLRRLGLSHDPRRSLATIDVDYVRWTQWIFLQVYNSWFDSDAPRRDGRGTGAARPVSELIDKLASGQVPTPDGRPWADLTPGEQADIVDSHRLAYVSSAPVNWCPGLGTVLANEEVTSEGRSERGNYPVFKRNLRQWMMRITAYGDRLAEDLDTVDWPEKVKTMQRNWIGRSEGAEVTFALPGADAVGASLSELTVYTTRPDTLFGATFMVVAPEHPLLGGLSGASSEQDAAALTVPQAWPEGTRDAWTGGYDTPAQAVAAYRARAAQATEAERTDEDRTKTGVFTGLFGTNPVNGKPIPVFVADYVLMGYGTGAIMAVPSGDQRDWDFARTYDLDVIATIAPPEGFSLDEAAWTGDGQIINSANAEISLNGMGKDEAKAAMTAWLESKGYGHGAVTYRLRDWLFSRQRYWGEPFPIVWDEDGRPHALPESMLPVELPEVSDYSPRTFDPDDAASSPEAPLGKADDWVEVELDLGDGRRKYRRETNTMPQWAGSCWYELRYIDPTDADHLVDPANEAYWMGPRPETGNTAGGTDLYVGGVEHAVLHLLYSRFWHKVLFDLGVVSSSEPYHKLFNQGYVQAYAYTDARGQYVPADEVEETQGEDGKPVFTWQGQPVSREYGKMGKSLKNIVTPDDMYDAYGADTFRVYEMSMGPLDQDRPWDTRAVAGAQRFLQRLWRNVVDETTGEVTVSDAPADEATRRLVARTIVGVHEDYEGMRLNTAIAKLIVLNNHLTGLKTVPREAVEALVLMAAPVAPHISEEIWQRLGHTRSLAHESFPTVTDEALLAAEKVTCVVQVKGKVRDRLEVDPDIDAAELEKLALAAPGVVRALDGRGVRKVIVRAPKLVSVVPE is encoded by the coding sequence ATGACGGAGAACACCCGGTCGCAGCAGACCACCGACAACCCCACGCCGTACCGGTACACGGCCGAACTGGCCGGACGCCTGGAGACCGCCTGGCAGGACCGGTGGGAGCGCGAGGGGACCTTCAACGCCGACAACCCCGTCGGATCCCTGGCCGGCCCCGACGCCGCCAAGGAGAAGTTCTTCCTGCTGGACATGTTTCCCTACCCGTCCGGCAAGGGGCTGCATGTGGGCCACCCGCTGGGCTACATCGCCACCGACGTCGTGGCCCGCTTCACCCGCATGACCGGCAAGAACGTGCTGTACACCATGGGGTATGACGCCTTCGGCCTGCCCGCCGAGCAGTACGCCGTTGCCACCGGACAGCATCCGCGCATCTCCACCGAGGCCAACATCGCCAATATGCGCCGCCAGCTGCGTCGGCTCGGACTGTCCCACGACCCGCGCCGCTCGCTGGCGACCATCGACGTGGACTACGTGCGCTGGACCCAGTGGATCTTCCTGCAGGTGTACAACTCCTGGTTCGACTCCGACGCCCCCCGCCGCGACGGTCGCGGCACCGGCGCCGCCCGCCCCGTCAGCGAACTGATCGACAAGCTCGCCTCCGGGCAGGTCCCCACCCCCGACGGTCGCCCCTGGGCGGATCTGACGCCGGGGGAGCAGGCAGACATCGTCGACTCCCATCGGCTCGCCTATGTCTCCTCCGCCCCGGTCAACTGGTGCCCGGGGCTCGGCACCGTCTTGGCTAACGAGGAGGTCACCAGCGAAGGCCGTTCCGAGCGCGGCAACTACCCCGTGTTCAAGCGGAACCTGCGCCAGTGGATGATGCGCATCACCGCCTACGGCGACCGGCTGGCCGAGGACCTGGACACGGTGGACTGGCCCGAGAAGGTCAAGACCATGCAGCGCAACTGGATCGGCCGCTCCGAGGGTGCCGAGGTGACCTTCGCCCTGCCCGGGGCCGACGCCGTCGGCGCCAGCCTAAGCGAGCTGACCGTCTACACCACGCGACCGGACACCTTGTTCGGGGCCACCTTCATGGTGGTCGCCCCGGAGCACCCGCTGCTGGGCGGCCTGTCCGGCGCCAGCTCGGAGCAGGACGCGGCTGCTCTGACCGTGCCGCAGGCCTGGCCCGAGGGCACTCGGGACGCCTGGACCGGCGGCTACGACACGCCCGCCCAGGCGGTGGCCGCCTACCGGGCCCGCGCCGCCCAGGCCACCGAGGCCGAGCGCACCGATGAGGATCGCACCAAGACCGGCGTCTTCACCGGCCTGTTCGGCACCAATCCCGTCAACGGCAAGCCGATTCCCGTATTCGTTGCCGACTACGTCCTGATGGGCTACGGCACCGGCGCCATCATGGCCGTCCCCTCCGGCGACCAGCGCGACTGGGACTTCGCCCGCACCTACGACCTCGACGTCATCGCCACGATCGCCCCGCCGGAAGGCTTCTCCCTGGACGAGGCCGCCTGGACTGGTGACGGGCAGATCATCAACTCCGCCAATGCCGAGATCAGCCTCAACGGCATGGGCAAGGACGAGGCCAAGGCCGCCATGACTGCTTGGCTGGAGTCCAAGGGCTACGGCCACGGTGCCGTCACCTACCGACTGCGCGACTGGCTGTTCTCCCGCCAGCGCTACTGGGGCGAGCCCTTCCCGATCGTGTGGGACGAGGACGGCCGCCCCCACGCGCTGCCCGAGTCGATGCTCCCGGTGGAGCTGCCCGAGGTCAGCGACTACTCCCCGCGCACCTTCGACCCCGACGACGCTGCCTCTTCCCCGGAGGCGCCGCTAGGCAAGGCCGACGACTGGGTGGAGGTAGAACTCGACCTCGGTGACGGCAGGCGCAAGTACCGCCGCGAGACCAACACCATGCCCCAATGGGCCGGTTCCTGCTGGTACGAGCTGCGCTACATCGACCCGACCGACGCTGACCACCTGGTCGATCCCGCCAACGAGGCCTACTGGATGGGGCCCCGCCCGGAGACCGGAAACACCGCAGGCGGCACCGACCTGTACGTCGGCGGCGTCGAACATGCTGTCCTGCACCTGCTCTACTCCCGCTTCTGGCACAAGGTGCTCTTCGACTTGGGGGTGGTGTCCTCCTCCGAGCCCTACCACAAGCTGTTCAACCAGGGCTACGTGCAGGCCTACGCCTACACCGACGCCCGCGGCCAGTACGTGCCCGCCGATGAGGTGGAGGAGACCCAGGGGGAGGACGGCAAGCCCGTCTTCACCTGGCAGGGGCAGCCCGTGAGCCGCGAGTACGGCAAGATGGGTAAGTCCCTGAAGAACATCGTCACCCCCGACGACATGTATGACGCCTACGGCGCCGACACTTTCCGCGTCTACGAAATGAGCATGGGCCCGCTGGACCAGGACCGCCCCTGGGACACCCGCGCCGTCGCCGGCGCCCAGCGCTTCCTGCAGCGGTTGTGGCGCAATGTCGTAGACGAGACCACCGGTGAGGTGACCGTCTCCGACGCTCCCGCCGATGAGGCCACTCGTCGCCTGGTGGCCCGCACCATCGTGGGCGTGCACGAGGACTATGAGGGCATGCGCCTGAACACGGCCATCGCCAAGCTGATCGTGCTCAACAACCACCTCACCGGTTTGAAGACCGTGCCGCGTGAGGCCGTGGAGGCCCTGGTACTCATGGCCGCGCCTGTAGCCCCGCACATCAGCGAGGAGATCTGGCAGCGCCTCGGGCACACCCGCTCTCTCGCCCACGAGTCCTTCCCGACCGTCACCGATGAGGCGCTGCTGGCGGCTGAGAAGGTCACCTGCGTGGTGCAGGTCAAGGGCAAGGTCCGCGACCGTCTGGAGGTCGACCCCGACATCGACGCCGCCGAGCTGGAGAAGCTCGCCCTGGCCGCCCCCGGCGTGGTCCGCGCGCTGGACGGCCGCGGCGTGCGCAAGGTGATCGTGCGCGCCCCCAAGCTGGTGTCCGTCGTCCCCGAGTGA
- a CDS encoding HIT family protein, protein MTDTTSPAPSVFSKIIKGDIPGRFVWADEICVAFATIAPHTDGHVLVVPREQVVSYVDASDELIAHLAVIAKRIGRAQTRVFDAARAGVMVVGYEVDHLHLHVLPIRAEADVAPAAARPDVPAAELDAAMERLRAGLREDGWGGNVPASLGSPALA, encoded by the coding sequence GTGACCGACACAACCAGCCCCGCACCATCCGTATTCAGCAAGATCATCAAAGGCGACATCCCTGGACGCTTCGTCTGGGCCGATGAGATCTGCGTTGCCTTCGCCACGATCGCCCCCCACACCGACGGGCATGTGCTCGTGGTGCCGCGTGAGCAGGTCGTCTCCTACGTGGACGCCTCCGACGAACTCATCGCCCACCTGGCTGTCATCGCCAAACGCATCGGCCGCGCCCAGACACGCGTGTTCGACGCCGCCCGCGCCGGCGTAATGGTGGTCGGCTACGAGGTCGATCACCTGCACCTGCACGTGCTGCCCATCCGTGCCGAGGCGGACGTGGCCCCCGCGGCCGCCCGCCCCGACGTGCCCGCCGCCGAGCTCGATGCCGCCATGGAGCGCCTGCGCGCGGGCCTGCGCGAGGACGGCTGGGGCGGCAACGTGCCCGCATCCCTGGGCTCCCCGGCCCTCGCCTGA
- a CDS encoding metal-dependent transcriptional regulator: MTSAAETSADGSAVTQDYLKAVWAASEWGGKGASITGLARRMGVAPSTASENVARLVEAGLLEHVPYRAVTLSERGRRLAQGMVRRHRLLETYLVEALGFEWDEVHAEAEVLEHAVSDRLLAALDAALGHPVRDPHGDPIPTADGSVIVPELRCVDTLTVGQSGVVGRIKDDPDVLKQLSCAGIGLDTRVIVAGRSGGGSNAENTPVRTVVRALDGDASVQDAPDVVVPASSLWLLEHRGAVKRPQ, encoded by the coding sequence ATGACTTCTGCCGCCGAGACCTCCGCAGATGGCTCAGCCGTCACCCAGGACTACCTCAAGGCCGTGTGGGCGGCCAGCGAGTGGGGCGGCAAAGGCGCGTCCATTACCGGACTTGCGCGCCGCATGGGGGTGGCGCCTTCGACCGCATCGGAGAACGTGGCCCGGCTCGTGGAGGCGGGGCTGCTGGAGCACGTCCCATACCGGGCCGTCACCCTGTCCGAGCGTGGGAGGCGGCTGGCCCAGGGCATGGTGCGCCGTCACCGTCTGCTGGAGACCTATTTGGTGGAGGCGCTCGGCTTCGAATGGGATGAGGTCCATGCCGAGGCGGAGGTACTCGAGCACGCGGTCTCCGACCGGTTGCTGGCCGCGCTAGACGCTGCCCTCGGCCACCCGGTTCGAGACCCGCACGGAGATCCGATTCCGACTGCGGACGGCAGCGTGATCGTTCCTGAACTGCGCTGCGTGGACACTCTGACAGTAGGACAATCGGGTGTCGTGGGGCGCATCAAGGATGATCCCGATGTTCTAAAGCAATTGTCCTGTGCCGGCATCGGGCTGGATACGAGGGTGATCGTTGCGGGCCGCAGCGGTGGGGGTTCCAACGCGGAGAACACCCCAGTCCGAACCGTGGTACGCGCCTTGGATGGGGACGCCTCGGTTCAAGATGCGCCCGACGTCGTCGTTCCCGCCAGCAGCCTCTGGCTCTTGGAGCACAGGGGAGCGGTGAAGCGGCCACAGTGA
- a CDS encoding vitamin K epoxide reductase family protein → MAHVPTQAEVDAMIDAMSEEELDAYLDGDSGAACADPGPPDGRSQPAGAQTWQRTSGAPISYAALLIIGSVFGIGACWELMVSQISQLRQPGAGLVCDMSPLVSCGDSLNVWQGNLLGVPNSFIGAMAFAVLALIGLLLASGIALPRWVWWGLVAGTVAGIGFVAWFLAVSVLVFGKLCPFCTLIWAVTIPIATNTWAWAAQGGHLGLPSGAVHRLVAARWWIAGAMYIAIAVIVLVAFWDGWAAMLR, encoded by the coding sequence ATGGCGCATGTGCCCACACAGGCCGAGGTCGACGCGATGATCGACGCGATGAGCGAGGAGGAACTCGACGCCTACCTGGACGGCGATTCCGGTGCGGCCTGCGCCGATCCCGGGCCGCCCGACGGCCGCTCGCAGCCAGCCGGGGCGCAGACCTGGCAGAGGACCAGCGGTGCTCCCATCTCGTATGCGGCGCTGCTAATCATTGGCTCCGTCTTCGGTATCGGGGCGTGCTGGGAGTTGATGGTCAGTCAGATAAGCCAACTGCGCCAACCCGGGGCCGGACTCGTATGTGACATGAGTCCCCTGGTGTCGTGCGGGGACTCCTTGAATGTGTGGCAAGGCAACCTATTGGGCGTCCCCAACTCCTTCATCGGCGCCATGGCCTTCGCCGTGCTGGCGCTGATCGGTCTGCTCCTGGCCTCGGGGATTGCGCTGCCCCGCTGGGTGTGGTGGGGGCTGGTGGCCGGCACCGTAGCAGGCATCGGTTTCGTTGCCTGGTTCCTGGCGGTGTCGGTACTCGTCTTCGGCAAACTTTGTCCGTTTTGCACACTCATCTGGGCGGTGACCATTCCGATCGCCACCAATACCTGGGCTTGGGCCGCCCAGGGCGGACACCTCGGCTTGCCGTCCGGTGCTGTGCACCGCCTGGTGGCCGCACGCTGGTGGATCGCCGGCGCCATGTACATTGCCATTGCAGTCATAGTGCTGGTTGCCTTCTGGGACGGTTGGGCGGCGATGCTCAGATGA
- a CDS encoding metallophosphoesterase family protein, translating to MAARTALLLVVTGVVSLGVGVSTATAGSPLGPHEATWSVTLDSTLTVDLGPLGSVAMDSPAGVLGVEVIVGEIPGEPDPNAVSAETLGQALSSDGAAYVALMTHPELTVERGLRALGDDALRRAGLVESVLLCLVTVRRLAGLRLTRRIHRRLPGSATGLLTATAVAVAVAVLVPAVRTGPDRGTRLEVLAGTPVADATLSGRVADIVQAYGGRITTFMEENTVFYTAAHDNLRTAWQASAAVDGAVDVTASQGVVDSDSVAAALQVASARGTTPLAVATATPSGTTAPSPTLTPSATAPATASTTMPVTGAWAVDQDENITAVLSTDLHCNLDVIAFTGLLDELVGADIHMDDGDLTMTGSQPESICVDALSNAVPAGVARIATLGNHDSESTAERLQAQGWTVTDGTVQEVAGLRVLGDVDPDRTSAGGTVQRGEENAAQLGARLADTSCQAAQAGDRADVVLIHQPYTFSPLVADGCSPLLIAGHVHQQRGMTTTAGRNLDVAQLVSGAGKGGTSIGQVTEDAYLHVLSFNPDGDLVAWRTVTLHADASVTVGAWQPIPGAQQSAEPTASEPAQP from the coding sequence ATGGCTGCGCGTACCGCCCTGCTGCTGGTGGTCACCGGCGTCGTCTCGCTGGGAGTGGGCGTGTCGACCGCGACGGCCGGGTCTCCCCTCGGGCCGCACGAAGCCACCTGGTCGGTAACGCTGGATTCAACGCTTACCGTCGACCTCGGTCCGCTCGGGTCGGTCGCCATGGACTCCCCGGCCGGTGTGCTCGGTGTCGAGGTGATAGTCGGTGAGATTCCAGGCGAACCTGACCCCAACGCCGTTTCCGCCGAAACACTCGGTCAGGCTTTGAGCTCGGACGGCGCCGCCTATGTAGCCCTGATGACCCACCCCGAGCTGACGGTTGAGCGTGGTCTGCGAGCCCTGGGGGACGACGCCCTGCGTCGCGCTGGCCTGGTTGAATCGGTGCTGCTGTGCCTGGTGACGGTTAGGCGCCTGGCCGGACTGCGTCTAACCCGCCGTATTCACCGCCGGCTGCCTGGTAGCGCCACGGGCCTGCTGACGGCTACCGCAGTCGCAGTCGCCGTTGCTGTCCTCGTTCCGGCGGTGCGCACCGGACCGGACAGGGGCACGCGGTTGGAGGTCCTGGCCGGTACGCCCGTGGCTGATGCCACCCTATCCGGCCGCGTGGCGGACATTGTGCAGGCATACGGTGGCCGCATCACCACCTTCATGGAGGAGAACACGGTCTTTTACACGGCGGCGCACGACAATCTCAGGACGGCCTGGCAGGCCTCGGCTGCCGTTGACGGCGCAGTCGATGTCACCGCCTCCCAAGGGGTTGTCGACTCTGACAGCGTTGCCGCCGCCCTCCAGGTCGCTTCGGCGCGCGGCACCACGCCGTTGGCGGTTGCCACCGCCACTCCTTCCGGAACGACGGCGCCCTCCCCGACTCTCACACCCTCAGCCACGGCCCCGGCCACCGCCTCGACCACGATGCCGGTGACAGGGGCCTGGGCGGTGGATCAGGATGAGAACATCACCGCCGTGCTGTCCACCGACCTTCACTGCAACCTTGATGTAATTGCGTTCACCGGACTGTTGGACGAGCTCGTCGGAGCCGACATTCACATGGACGACGGCGACCTGACCATGACTGGTAGTCAGCCCGAGTCGATCTGTGTCGATGCCCTGTCCAACGCCGTCCCGGCTGGTGTCGCCCGCATCGCCACCCTCGGCAACCACGACTCCGAATCCACCGCTGAGCGACTGCAAGCCCAAGGATGGACCGTCACCGACGGCACCGTGCAGGAGGTCGCCGGACTGAGAGTACTCGGCGACGTCGATCCGGACCGTACCTCCGCCGGCGGCACGGTCCAACGTGGCGAGGAGAACGCCGCCCAGCTGGGCGCCCGCCTGGCCGACACCTCCTGCCAGGCGGCACAGGCGGGTGATCGGGCGGACGTGGTACTCATCCACCAGCCCTACACCTTCAGCCCACTGGTCGCCGATGGCTGTAGCCCGCTACTGATAGCCGGACATGTCCATCAGCAACGGGGCATGACCACTACGGCAGGCAGAAATCTTGACGTCGCCCAACTGGTCTCCGGGGCCGGCAAGGGCGGCACCTCCATAGGTCAGGTCACCGAGGACGCCTACTTGCACGTGTTGTCCTTCAATCCCGACGGCGATCTGGTTGCCTGGCGCACCGTCACCCTGCATGCGGACGCATCCGTAACCGTGGGTGCCTGGCAGCCGATTCCCGGTGCGCAGCAGTCGGCGGAGCCGACGGCGTCGGAGCCCGCACAGCCGTGA
- a CDS encoding HAD-IIB family hydrolase, giving the protein MPSTPDIPPAALADAAWTPPRLVAFDLDGTLAPSKSPMPEPMAASLCALLDVVPVCIISGGQIGQFHEQVLSRLKASASQLGRLHLMPTCGTRYYRRDPDAGEWVLVYDNDLTADQVERACAVVEAEARRLGFWEQHTWGPALEDRGGQITYSALGQRAPLDAKQAWDPTGEKKGRLRDAVAARLPDLEVRSGGSTSVDITRKGIDKAYGMSRLAEQTGIPLERMLFVGDRLEPDGNDYPVKALGVPCRAVDTWEDTACLVTELAARLGAKDRS; this is encoded by the coding sequence ATGCCCTCAACTCCGGACATTCCGCCCGCGGCACTTGCTGACGCGGCTTGGACGCCTCCACGACTCGTCGCCTTCGATCTGGACGGGACACTCGCCCCGTCCAAGTCGCCGATGCCCGAGCCTATGGCCGCATCCTTATGTGCGCTGCTGGATGTAGTGCCGGTATGCATTATTTCCGGCGGGCAGATCGGACAGTTCCACGAGCAGGTGCTGTCGCGTCTGAAAGCCAGCGCCTCACAGTTGGGACGGCTTCATCTGATGCCGACCTGCGGCACCCGTTACTACCGGCGTGATCCCGATGCCGGCGAATGGGTGCTCGTATACGACAACGACCTCACTGCCGACCAGGTAGAGCGGGCCTGCGCGGTTGTGGAGGCAGAGGCCCGTCGCCTGGGATTTTGGGAGCAGCACACCTGGGGGCCGGCGCTGGAAGACCGTGGTGGCCAGATCACCTACTCCGCTCTGGGACAGCGGGCCCCATTGGACGCCAAACAGGCGTGGGACCCCACAGGAGAGAAGAAAGGACGCCTGCGAGACGCCGTCGCGGCCCGGCTGCCCGACCTTGAGGTCCGTTCCGGTGGTTCCACCAGCGTGGACATTACACGCAAGGGCATCGATAAGGCCTACGGCATGAGCAGGCTGGCCGAGCAGACCGGCATCCCATTGGAGCGCATGCTGTTCGTGGGGGATCGTCTTGAACCCGATGGGAATGACTATCCGGTCAAGGCGTTGGGAGTGCCGTGTCGGGCCGTGGACACCTGGGAGGATACCGCCTGCCTAGTGACCGAACTGGCTGCGCGCCTTGGCGCGAAGGACCGGAGCTGA
- a CDS encoding methionine/alanine import family NSS transporter small subunit produces the protein MTGEAIAVMLIAIVIIWGGLAVSVTALMVRGRREDVDAREAALAAAHEHLRNPQDAP, from the coding sequence ATGACTGGAGAGGCAATCGCCGTGATGCTTATCGCCATCGTCATCATCTGGGGTGGCTTGGCCGTCTCCGTGACCGCGCTGATGGTGCGCGGCCGCCGCGAGGATGTTGACGCTCGTGAGGCCGCTCTCGCCGCCGCGCACGAGCATCTCAGGAATCCGCAGGACGCCCCGTGA